The Salminus brasiliensis chromosome 3, fSalBra1.hap2, whole genome shotgun sequence genome contains a region encoding:
- the stmn2b gene encoding stathmin-2b, which translates to MAKTAIAYKEKMKELSLVSLICSCFYPEAHNKIMAEFEDMKVKPINKRASGQAFEVILKPPSPVSDGGYSITSPPKKRDVSLEDIQKKLEAAEDRRRSQEAQVLKALAEKREHERDVLLKAMEENSNFSKMAEEKLTSKMEHNKKNRKALLMAMLERLQEKERHAEVVRRNKELREELTA; encoded by the exons CTTACAAAGAGAAGATGAAGGAGCTGTCCCTCGTCTCCCTCATCTGCTCCTGCTTTTACCCAGAGGCCCACAATAAGATAATGGCCGAATTTGAAG ACATGAAGGTCAAGCCCATTAACAAGCGGGCCTCTGGCCAGGCCTTCGAAGTGATCCTGAAACCTCCTTCCCCTGTGTCTGACGGTGGCTACAGCATCACCTCTCCTCCCAAGAAGAGGGATGTTTCTCTGGAAGACATTCAGAAGAAGCTGGAGGCCGCTGAGGACCGAAGGAGA TCTCAGGAGGCTCAGGTGCTAAAGGCTCTGGCTGAGAAGCGTGAGCACGAGCGGGATGTGCTGCTGAAAGCCATGGAGGAGAACAGCAACTTCAGCAAAATGGCAGAGGAGAAGCTCACCTCGAAGATGGAGCACAACAAGAAGAACCGCAAGGCTCTTCTGATGGCCATGCTCGAGCGCCTGCAGGAGAAG gaGAGGCATGCCGAGGTGGTGCGCAGGAACAAAGAGCTGCGGGAAGAGTTGACAGCATGA